The following coding sequences lie in one Caretta caretta isolate rCarCar2 chromosome 28, rCarCar1.hap1, whole genome shotgun sequence genomic window:
- the LOC142070350 gene encoding uncharacterized protein LOC142070350 — MVSENEEEPQQEDAERVEAHGMLSGRSKGNDFGSCARPEKTKAFESQQRPEEKFGSQSDLITRERMNLEGTCYTCLECGKSFKGSSDLLTHQRIHTGEKPYACCVCGKCFKRSSHLIAHKRIHMDEKPYGCPECGKHFKQSSHLITHWKIHTGEKPFGCPECGKHFKQSSHLITHWKIHTGEKPYGCPECGKHFKQSSHLITHRKIHTGEKPYGCPECGKHFKQSSHLITHWKIHTGEKPYGCPECGKHFKHSSHLITHRKIHTGEKPYGCPECGKHFIDSSSLLSHQRIHTGERPYICSECGKSFNRSSNLITHQRIHTGDTPYTCSECGKSFNQSSTLITHQRTHTGETPYMCSECGKSFNRSSVLTTHRRIHTGEKPYGCSECGKRFNRSSYFIIHRRIHTGEKPYGCRECGKHFKQSSALITHQRIHTGERPYTCSECGRSFNQRSTLIRHQKIHMGVICNKCLD, encoded by the coding sequence atggtgagtgaaaacgaggaggaaccccagcaggaagatgctgagcgagtggaagcccatgggatgttgtcaggaaggtccaaagggaatgattttgggagctgtgcacgcccagaaaaaacaaaagcctttgagagtcagcagaggccagaggaaaagttcggtagccagtcagacctaattacacgtgagagaatgaacttggaaggaacatgctacacatgcctcgagtgtgggaaaagcttcaaagggagctcggaccttctcactcatcagagaatccacacgggtgagaaaccttacgcatgctgtgtgtgtgggaaatgcttcaagcggagctcgcatctcattgcacataagagaatccacatggatgagaaaccttatggctgccctgagtgtgggaaacacttcaagcagagctcacaccttattacacattggaaaatccacacgggtgagaaaccttttggatgccctgagtgtgggaaacacttcaagcagagctcacaccttattacacattggaaaatccacacgggtgagaaaccttatggatgccctgagtgtgggaaacacttcaagcagagctcacaccttattacacatcggaaaatccacacgggtgagaaaccttatggatgccctgagtgtgggaaacacttcaagcagagctcacaccttattacacattggaaaatccacacgggtgagaaaccttacggatgccctgagtgtgggaaacacttcaagcacagctcacaccttattacacatcggaaaatccacacgggtgagaaaccttatggatgccctgagtgtgggaagcacttcattgacagttcatccctcctctcacatcagcgaatccacacaggggagaggccctacatatgctctgagtgtgggaaaagcttcaatcggagctcaaacctgatcacacatcagcgaatccacacgggagacacaccctacacatgctctgagtgtgggaaaagcttcaatcagagctctaccctaatcacacatcagagaacgcacacaggagagaccccctacatgtgctctgagtgcgggaaaagctttaatcggagctctgtactgaccacacatagaagaatccacacaggtgagaagccttatggatgctctgagtgtgggaaacgcttcaatCGGAGCTCATACTTTATCatacatcggcgaatccatactggtgagaaaccttatggatgccgtgagtgtggcaaacacttcaagcaaagctcagcccttatcacacatcagcgaatccacacaggagagaggccctacacgtgctctgagtgtgggagaagcttcaatcagcgctcaacccttattagacatcagaaaatccacatgggagtgatctgtaacaaatgccttgactag